ATAGTTTGTTTGTATCTCTTTTAAACTATGTTGCATAGATACGGGTATTGTATCGATTACGATACGGATATGGCgatatgaatttttttgaaaatataagacacgATACGACTGACATacgataattattaaaatatatttaaatattatatatatttatttatatattttagtattaaaaattaaaaattttagagaTAGAAAGCAATAAGGAACAATGTTGAAGTGAGCAAACTGCGTCAGTGAACTTCAATGGGTAAGAGAGGGGTGATGATTTAACCCCTAAAACTTTTTATTATTTGCAATTTTTCCTAAACATATCCGGAAAACGTATCCAGGTCATGTCCATGACTTATCCTCGCCATGTTCAAGACGTATCCGATTGGTCAAACTTACAAATAGTCGGCGACATGGAATTTTCCGTATTTGACACGTGTATCGACGTGTCGTATCCGTGTCCGatacttaaaaaaattaggATTATCCGTGCTACATAGCTTTTAAACTTGATCTTTCTCAATTCTATGATATCTGGTTGAGAATGGGATACTGCACCATCACAGTTGTAGCGATACTTGATTTTTTACATGAAATCATCCCCtgatcatcaaatttgatggaTTTTGTTAAATATCTTGTATTATGATTATCACTTTAGTGTTTGACACTTTATACATTCTGGTTCAGGTGGCAGGAAAATGTCATCCTTCTATTATGACATTTGGAATATCAAATACTTAAGCAAATTCAAGTGGGATGATCTTACCGAAGAGATAGGTACTCGAATTAGGTTGTTCCATATTTTCTGACGTGTTACAGTCTGTACGTTTGACATGAAGTGAGCTAAGACAACTCAAATGTTTGCAGCAATCAAGAATGCGACTCGAGAGCAGAAAATAGCATTGGAACTCTCCGCTGCTAAAAGAGAGCGGGACTTTTACCTATCAAAAGTCGACCGGGCTAATACCTTAAGTAAAATTGAAGAACGACTAAAAAAGGTGAATTTAGTTGTAAATTTGTATTTGGGCTCCAATATATGATCTAACTTTATGTTGATTGAGTGATGTATCATGTGTAATATTCCATCATCTTAACGGAAcacaaattgagttttcttatTCGAATTAACTACTTCTTACTTTATTGTTTGCTGATGCAGAAACATAAAGTCCAAATGATACCTAAAGTGAAACGCAACTTCCCTCAGAAAAAACCAGTTGTTACTGAAACTGGAGAGACCAAGGAGTTGTCTAAAGATATCCTAGCAGGAGTAAGTATCTCTGTCAGATTTATGCCCCCTCATGAAATCAAGCTATGGTTATTTTAAGATCTGCTGTGCACTTCTTTCAGGTTTTTGGTGGTTCATAACGATCATATTTACCCAGTTTTGCCGTTGCTTGCTACTTTTGATCACTTTAGATCCAAGTTTAGGCTTTGCAGCCACTTTTCATTGCAACTTAGCGGTGGCGTGCTTGAAATTCAACTGTTGTTATGATGAGATGGTATCTTTAACGGATGATAATGTAAAACATTTTGCGATCTGAATAATATCAACCAAAATGTGCGttcaaatttctcacataaCATGAGAAGCATGTTCGGCtgaatataaaagttgctagcACTGTAGATTATTAGAGACAACATCAATTGAACCAAACATGCAAACACCTATATATGTTGTTGCTACagtttttgtttttgtcatTATATTTTTCGCTTAAAAccagaatttttttttgggcttCATTGACTATATATGGTGGTGTTTACCATTTAAACACTAGAAAATATGTTAAGAATGAGATTTGTTTCTGCCCTTTTGAGTAGGTTTTCCTCTCCAATGTTGTCCACTTTTCTTGGAGTGAGTCTCACGTGAGATCGtgtcacggatcttaatctgtgggacgggtcaaccctacccatattcacaataaaaagtaatactattagcataaaaagtaatattttttcatggatgacccaaataagagatctgtctcacaaatacgacccgtgagaccgtctcacacaagtttttgcccttttCTTGATACGTATGAAGTCAACAAAGTAAACATCGCCAAGAATCGGCAACTTGGGCTTAACAACATCAAAGGGTACTTTTGCACAATTTAGAATTACGCCAagtttaattgaaaattttattaaaagtaactttttttaaaaaaataataataatatatcgtGCATAAACTGAGATTTTACAGTTTTAGCACATGAAACCTTTAATATTATCACTAATCATAATTCAGATGATTTATTTACCACGTATATAGATTCctctaatattaattttttatattaaaattgaagtTTCATGTATTTTaccaataattaaaattaaaattaagaaatttcaaaaagaaaaaaagaaggtGACGGGATACGAGACCTCATGAgtaatattaatattgatagTATTAATATGACAAAATATTGGTCATTAGATCAACTATTATGGTGATACTTTTAAGATAGCTCGCTCGCAATTAAGTTCGATACCTAATTAATGTCATCTGTGAAAAAGTATATAAATGTAGGTGAATTTTACCTGAAATTAAATCCAAGTAATAATGTGCCTAAAATATTTCCCTAATATTAAGTAATTTACCAAATTTATCTGAGCACATCACCCCTACTTAAGTATTTCACATGGATAGTTTGGTCATTTTAATGGAAGTCGAAACGAAAGACTGTTGAAATTTCATTAGAGCTTTTTATTGAGTGATTGAGGATgagattaattaataaatcacAATAGATTTACATTTAATTTACAAGATTATTcaaatcttattattattattgttaatcTATTTTTAATACGAAGGAGTTGGATTGGCtccaaattgaaaaataaattcatcaaaCCGATCTACCTCGTGTGTGCGTGTATGCATAAcatatgaattttattattattattattattattattattattattattattattattattattatttaaaaatgcttatttgggttatatttctccaaaaaaatgcaatttttaaaaagattcAACCAGATTTTTGTGCCCGACATAATTCAAACAAATTAATTGGGTGGGGCTACACTCCTTCTACTCGGATTGGACTTTGCAGTAACACTTGTACATTAGTGGCATTGGGCTGAAAATCATGCAAAAAGCCTGGTTCACCTAGCCCGTTTGACACCTAGATCAATTTTGTAATGTTTGGATTCGATTCCTTCTAAAGTTTTTAACAGCTTTTGTGGATAAATATTTAGTTtagatttttatataatttattaaaatttagtgATATTCAATATAAacttgagtaggtctcttgtgagacaatctcacgaacctttatctgtgagacgggtcaatcccaccgatatttacaataaaaagtaatactcttagcataaaaaatattattttttcatggatgacccaaataagatatccgtctcacaaaatacaacatgtgagaccgtctcacacaagtttttgcctataaacttttgtagaattttaaaaaatcatgtgatattcaaatttcacttttacacactttaaaaaaatatttagatattcaaaatatcaatataGTTTTAATGacttcatgaaattttattaattacgAGAATTCAAAcctaacataaaaatataaattgtcaaaaaaatatcttttattcaACCTAAATATTTGAATGAACATTTAATTGAGAATTATATCAAACtcacatattaaattttatttttattaaacataatATAAGTACGAACACTAAGTAATTCATTCTTTCTCCttcacatgtttttttttaatttgaaatttttaaaaatatatttttttattgttaataatagtttaaaatcaaaattattagcattattcattttattttttaaattttggtattaaaaccttatgaaatttaaaattatatttattaaaaaatttaataaaaatttataacactacataacaaaaataattataacattttattggtctataaattgaaaataataattattatttttaataagtaaatattagttttttattaattattataaaacatttgatatttaattattttataaaattttaattaatatgtattttaattttgattataattcaaaatatatatgtgtgtgttgtgattgattgatatattaatatacttttaaaaatttattaacatgcgcatatataaagataattataataaattaaatatattaaaagttTATAAAGTTACACAAATcgtaaatattttaacatacttATTCTTTATTCTCAAGTACAAAATAAttgtcttgtttatttttttgttacacATAttcttaaaaacaaaaatttactcaaaaatgaatgaattattttaagtttgattatttattaatattaaaaattattgttacatatttttttaaagtattaattaaataaacacgtgtaattgatttgaataattgaagtttgattgcaataaatttagtaattaattatttatcgcATTTATCAAATTATATCGAtaagtaaaaattatttatattgatagataaaaatattttaaataaataaaatatatccgTGTTCAACttttagtttaattttttttaaaaaaaaaatcacaatcataTATTGTAAAATCTACAGTcttctataaaaaaaagtttacaaACGTCAATAAAAGTCATGGAAACTAAATCtacaatattttgtaaaaatcttTAGAAATATGTAGAATTCTACAAACAAcatgtatcttgtgagacgatctcacggatctttatctgtaagacgggtcaaccctgcctatatttacaataatgaGTAATATTTTTggccaaaaaaataatacttcattgagtgacccaaataagagatatatctcacaaaattgacttgtgagactgtatcacaaaagtttttgtgttcTACAAAATTCGGTAGAAATCTATCAATtccacaaaaaaaattcatttaaaaaagTCAGCAAATCTTTGCCCTTTTAATTTGTATTAATGCTGTTAATTTATATCTATTAGTGAATCGTGATACACGTGATGTATgtattgtgaaaaataaataatgaattagtttatgaaaaattttaaaataaaagttatatattttttaaattgaaataattaGTATAGGATACGTTGAATCATGTATAGTAATGATATATAAATTGCTCTTTTTTTTTGGAAGCAATAATACGAAATACttttgaaaatcaaattgtGTGATGCACAGTGACCCTTTCAACTATATTTCATCGGTTTCTTGTTCATGTATATTTGTTGCTACGATAGCCAGATCTAATGAGATCATCTccaataaaaatattacaacACAGATACAGTTTGTATTAAAATAGATAATTTTCGGGTCAAACATATTATTCATCTTCAACTCATTAACTCAGTGTGAACTTTGCAATGGAAGGAATACTCTCAAAGtacatttttaataaaaattaaacactaTGAGAACtcgattatattataaaacacgTCAAAACACCTTCAGGATTCTTGTCGTTGATCAGTATCTcgatcttatttgggttatggTTCATgctatatatcataaaaatagtactttaatttaataataaatccAAAGGTCTAAATTGATTTGGGCATGTGAAATGTGAAAATATATATGGACCCCAAGCTAAAATTTGACCATTGGCCTTACTTAGCTGCATTAGCTTATCCATAATTCAAATCACAATACATTTTGGaaacttatttaattcatttgaaATTTAGTAAACCAAACAACCCTCAAAAGTTGACCGTGGATCTATATGTCTTTCCCGTAATATAATCAGCAGGTATAACATTAGTAGCCACAATAGTCTTGCCGGAACCGCCTCCGGAAGTTAACCTTATCGAAAACGGCGGCTGCAGGCCTGATCCCACGTTCAACCTCCACACAGAACCCCAAGATCTCTGCATGGGAAGCCACGCGCCACCGTAACCCGCCTGTTTCAGCTCGACTTTGGAGAGACCGTACCCATTTTCGAATAAAATGAGTACCGCGAAGTAATTTTGGTTGGAGCCGCCGTCGACCCGAAATGCCACAGATACGCCATGAAAGTTGCATGCTACTCTGAAAGATATGATTCAGTGTATGTTAGAAATTAATTTACTTGTTGGATAGaccaaacaaatttttttatatatattttattatgttttctcAGATATAACATAGaccttaaattaaatataatagaCATTATATGTTGATAGCACATATATTATAGGTACAAGTACAACTTACAAGCAATACATATATTGCTTGATATGTTATCTGATACTTggacaaaaaaattttttttaataaaaaatatttaattatttagttaaTAGAATATTATGTAAAATCGAGGTACTTTTTATGGAGAGAACATTATCATTGTAAATCAAAACTTAATTTAGTAAATAGTACTATAATTTgtgaacaaaaaatattttgttatattttaattattaaatcataatatatcCATGCGTCAATTAAAATTGTTCTTATAATTCAAGGGGTGGAAAAATTCGAATGAATATTTGAgtatcgaaattttaaaaagatattAATTTAGTCAAAATCATCAAAGTTATTCGGCCAAAGGAGATTTTAATTTTCAGACATGCTCGTATTTCATGAACTGATAACCTCTTATATTGTATATCTTGAATTCCCACATTCCTAAGCTGACCAGCTTCGCCGGAATTCGACATGGTTCCAAACGAAGTGCCGCTTAAATCAAATAGAATCGACTGTGGGTCACAGCCGGGGCACTCGTCCGTTACAACCACGGTCACGGGGTTCCCGGAGCAAGCTTTATGCGTCGTACATTTCACCTGgagaaatgaagaaaataattataataatttcttTCACACACACAGGAAGACTTATTTTACTTTGAATGAAGTTTATGGATTGGGAGAGACCTGATAACATATCCCACATCCCGCGCCGGAGTTGAAAAGAGAAGAAGCGGCTGCCGTTATCAGGGAAGAATACGGCGGCGTCGAAACATCGTTTTCGTACCCGCATGCACCCCCTaattatattattcaaatatgaCATTAACAAAAAGATTAATCAAAGTATATACACATTAATTATCATTGGAGAAATGTAtgcgtttattttttttattagggTTTCCTATGAAGGGTTTACCATTACTTCCTGCGCCATAGGGATCCCCATACCAACTAGCTCGCGCGGCAGACCATCCCGACTCGGTCTGAATTCTTGACACATTTAGGAGCTTTGGATTGAAACAATAGCACAAGTTTGGTACAACAAATAAGATTGTTGCTAAGTATGCTAAAAGAGAATAACGCGAATAACGCGAAGTTAAGGCCATGAGATATATTCAAGAATCGGAGTGAATAGGTCGGATATAGTTATAAGCTTGATCATTGTTAGTGGatgttcaaaccctatttatAGCGACTCCATATTCACTTCGCATTCataaagaattaaatataaaatgtcAATTCATACAAATTATcgttataaataattaatcagaTGTCGGGCACATGTGCATTCCCGATAGGAAATAGGATTTCGAGTTCGTGTAATTAATTTGGCTGTTTGCGCGAACGTACAGTGAACATAATTtctctgtttctgaaattgaaatttaacaTGTTCTTGGTTTTGAGCacgaattaataaattttaaaactttaatttcaATAACAAAACTTAATAATATGTCTCATTATTTAGCCTAACTTGTACTTAGAACCCTTGGGATACTATTAAAAAACAAGATATTGAATGTTTGCAGCATGAAAAGCAAAATAATGTTGGGGCCTTGTGTTTGTTACTTACACGGCCCATTTTAAATCGTCATTTTGGGCCCACAAAGAATTTTTCCAATACAAAAATCCTTTTTTTTCTCGGAAGGGTACAAAATTTGAGCCATCAACGTAAGGAAAACCGCCGTTAAGTTGGCCGTTAATGTAGGTTATTGACCGTTGGTCGTTTAAATAATCTCACGTGTTCGCCCCGTTACGACGGTTAGAGCTTTGAAATTGGTACAAAGTCCACGTGGACGTCGCATTCGAAGTTAAACATAGAAGCCATAATGTAAGGCGAGAATTAGGGTTTGCATTTTTCATCTTAATCACGTATTTTCCACGAGTAATATTTTAAGTTAAATNATATAAATTCGAAGGCATATTCCTATAAGTAGAAGCATTTTTGGGTAACTCTTGGCCAAAATTAAAACAATGGGTTGTTACAATGTCATCATCATCtccaaatatatttaatttgggTCATTCTGCCGGAAATCTTTTGATTGAAGTTGATATACAAATTAATTAtaagtgaaaattttatattcgaTCATTAAATTGATATGTCTTTGTGCCAACACCTTTATTGGTGTAATAATATAAACATCTTCTATTTAGaagaaaggcaaaaacttgtgtgagacggtctcacgggtcgtattttgtgagacatatctcttatttgggtcatcaatgaaaaaacattattttttatgctaagagtattacttttattgtgaatattggtagagttgacccgtctcacagataaagattcgtgagaccgtctcacaagagacctactcttagaTAAAAACATAGGTTCGTTTTCACGTTAAAGCAAAAAACCGCACCCATTGtagtaaagaaaaaaaaatgacaagTTTCTTATAAAAATATCACTCTTTTTACTTAACTCTTCGATCGATTGACGATCATAACAATATATTTGGCTAAAAATTCCACTCCGATTCAACAAAACGCAATTTCAGTGAAAATATATTCCATGAAttctaataaatttttcataCACAATTGATcgaatttcatataaaatttgtTGAAAAAATCTGTGATAGTAGACAAcaaaaaatctttgaaaatgTAGACTGGGAATCGATTAATTTGTCCAGGGGATCTGCACATATCCGTGGATATGATTATACTAATATAAACATATGGTTTAGAGTTTTTATATTGATAAATGTGGAGTAAAGTCTAATCTCGTTAGCAAATTAAGCCTCCAATTCACATGGCTTTCATTATCAATAGGAGATCGACCGTgactaatttcaattttttattcttaattttcGATCAATTTGAGGGTCTTTTTTTCTGGGGTGATCGGCCgatttataattaaacaaattcaataatttcacaATTACACAAGTAGTTTTCCTATTTTATAGAGGTAATCTGAAATTCATCGAGACTGCTGGTAGTTTTCCTAATTTATAGAAGTAAATTTTGTtgtttctatatattttttctttgacCGAGATAAGCAAGTCACATGTTCACACTCAGAGCCGTACCTGTGGTTCACAGGGCCTGAgtcgatattttttaaaaaaatcttgttgTGATAAATAACTGTAAAGCTcagtttaaaaattaaaaataactaaacaatatatataagaaaaatataatttacgaGTTATATATTAATCTCTTTGCGATTTTTTTCTTCGTGCGCCACAACATCAACATGGCTATAACGTAATACAGTGTTATatgaacaattatattgaaaaaagatTGAAATTGACAAAAATTGTAAGATATGttgctaaaattgaaatttattaatataaacgatcaaaataacaaaatgataaatataatgaaccaatattgtaaaaatatatgatttgttttaaataataaatataatattttattcaagaaaatagaaaataaagatatgtaaaataggtaagtatcacaattttttgtgttttgttttttgaaatGGTCCAAAtacataaattcaagaaaagaaGCCAAATAATTGACAAGTAAAGTATAAAAGTTTAACACATGAGTTGAcacaagataaaataataaatatattggacaaacattatcattttatgcatacaaaatttttaaaagtttaattaatttgCCGTGTAGTTTTATTGTTCGGGCTTTACATAATTTGATTAAATCTCCAATGAACACAatcatcatatttaatcatattttcaatgggtcaatgtccaattttttttaaatgtcctCAACAACATGAgacaaatgatttttttttacccCTGTGAGGGCCGGGCCCTGAGGCGATGGCATCTCTCCCCTCACAATAGGTACAGCCCTGTTCACACTCAAGTCTTGTCAATAGTTTGGATAGTTAAATTATATCTTTATAGTACAGAACAATATCATACTTGTactctaaaaatatatatttgtttttaaaattaagaaaCTTAATTGAAGTGCGTACCAAAAGCTTTGATTTTGAGATtcttaaaaatcaaaaattCCTGTTTTTTCTTCACTCATCCAAATATCAACAAATTATATAAAACTCAATTACACAGAACTTGAGAATttttaatttacaaaaaatgaaaaatggttTAACTATATGGGCTGTTATTTCAACTAGCCCAATAAAACGCCCTCATTGTAAAACCATCAGGCTAGGCTGATATAGGCCTCCATACAGCCCAATAATGTTAGTCCAGGAATGTGAGCCTTTGGCCCATTATAATCCCTAAATTTGTCGTTATTTGGAGTATATTATACATGATTTACATAGGTACACGAGAAAGTCAGATGTGTGTCGATTTCACAAACTAACTTTAGTAATGATTAACAAATCGGAGTGTGTATTCTGTGAGACAGTGTTATCGATTTTTATTTATGGGATAAGTATTTTTTATTCGATGTCTCAAATAGAATATGCGTCACACAAAATTGACTTATAAAATTATCTCATATGAGTTTTGGTGACAAAATtgtttttactttaaaataatcaCCTTTAAGTTTGTTGTTTCTTCAACGACATGGCATAcactttaaaattaatttgtattttatggTTTTAAGATCAATAATATGTCGatcaacaaaataccaaaatctttaatttttatcttttaaaaaaaaaatacccaaataccatatttttaaatatgtaactTAACTCAGACTGTATTAGAATCGATGAAATTcagattatttaattgaaatcaTTCCCAAAATCAAATGTATTAATCCAACGCAACCTCATAGTTGAATCTTTATTGGGGGAATTTGATCGCtcccaataaaagtttgaaCCGTGATGTGTtccaattttgaaatttaatgcATGTCATTGTCTATTTTTTGAGTAATCTTTTTTTGAGACGACCAGATTTATATTTATGAGATGAGTCGACTCgatgtatattttttatgaaaattaatacttttgaaTCCTTacccatttttattttcatttttaacacacaaaaaaaattattgacctTGATAAATTAACTGTGttttaatttagtaaatttgACATTATTCaagtattttttatataaaaaatagaaataaaagtcgaaaaaattatttttatattttctgccttaatttaattctaatttGGTTTATAATGTCACCAATACGTTATAAAATCACTATTAATacttaatataacaataataagataaaaaaataaaataaagataaacaaGTTGTAAATGCACATAGAAACCGATCCAAAGACAATTCGGGCCGCAGGCCCATATCAGTGATAAGCTATCCTGTCAAGGGCCCACTTTTTAATGATGAAAGTTTCATGGTGTCGAATTTTTTGTGGGCCTGTATAGGGAAATCCATTACTTTTATAACCAAACAAATTGGGCCCACCATTTCCCAGAAATGTGGTGGTGAAATGTTTGCACTAGCTTTCCTCAACTGCATTCAATTATCAACACTCTattattcaaagaaaaattattaatactTGAATAAATTTCTATGTGGGCCCACATTATTTTTGGAAAAGCTCATGTTTTAGAACTCACCATACTTATGGTTTGTGAATATGCATCAATTCAATTGTGTGACACCATAAGTCGATCGAATCGACACGaaaaatactcaaatcaaaCAGATCAAGTTCGAAAAAAATAGAGTTTTTCGAGCTAATCTATCAGGAAAAACTAACTTATACAAGTTGGATAAGTCGATGAGAATCACCACTTGAAGTTTA
This window of the Primulina huaijiensis isolate GDHJ02 chromosome 3, ASM1229523v2, whole genome shotgun sequence genome carries:
- the LOC140972012 gene encoding putative expansin-B2; this translates as MALTSRYSRYSLLAYLATILFVVPNLCYCFNPKLLNVSRIQTESGWSAARASWYGDPYGAGSNGGACGYENDVSTPPYSSLITAAASSLFNSGAGCGICYQVKCTTHKACSGNPVTVVVTDECPGCDPQSILFDLSGTSFGTMSNSGEAGQLRNVGIQDIQYKRVACNFHGVSVAFRVDGGSNQNYFAVLILFENGYGLSKVELKQAGYGGAWLPMQRSWGSVWRLNVGSGLQPPFSIRLTSGGGSGKTIVATNVIPADYITGKTYRSTVNF